The following coding sequences lie in one Mesorhizobium sp. DCY119 genomic window:
- a CDS encoding MFS transporter, translated as MADVTVQRASGRGIWGWMFFDWAAQPFFTVVTTFIFGPYVVSRMASDPAMGQAAWGYGIAAAGFVIAILSPVLGSIADQTGPRKPWIAFFAAIKIASLCALWFAAPGSPLVPVILFFSLASVAAEFSTVFNDSMMPRLVSKAEIGKISNIAWGLGYLGGMIALIFVVTMLAGSQETGKTIIGVDPLFGLDPKLGEDARATGPLSALWYFIFILPMFFFTPDGAKGKPIGPAVREGLAELKSTLGEVRQRSGVLRFLVARMIYQDGVNAVLGLGGVFAAAMFGWSITEIGVFGIILNVVAIFGCWIAARLDTAFGSKTVVMISLVFLTIATVGIVSTGPGFTLFGALMLPGADTGGLFGTPAEKAYILFGLLIGIAFGPVQASSRSYLARSVTAEEAGRYFGIYALAGRATSFAAPFLVATVTALSGSPRLGMAMILLFLVVGMAVLWPTPYPADKVD; from the coding sequence ATGGCCGACGTGACAGTTCAGCGCGCCTCCGGTCGCGGCATCTGGGGCTGGATGTTCTTCGACTGGGCGGCGCAACCGTTCTTCACGGTGGTCACCACCTTCATCTTCGGCCCCTATGTCGTCTCACGCATGGCCAGCGACCCGGCCATGGGGCAGGCGGCCTGGGGCTACGGCATCGCCGCTGCCGGCTTCGTCATCGCCATATTGTCGCCGGTGCTCGGCTCCATCGCCGACCAGACCGGCCCGCGCAAGCCGTGGATCGCCTTTTTCGCGGCGATCAAGATCGCGAGCCTGTGCGCGCTGTGGTTTGCCGCTCCCGGCTCGCCGCTGGTGCCGGTGATCCTGTTCTTCTCGCTGGCATCGGTCGCTGCCGAATTCTCCACCGTGTTCAACGATTCGATGATGCCGCGGCTGGTTTCCAAGGCCGAGATCGGCAAGATCTCCAACATTGCCTGGGGGCTCGGCTATCTCGGCGGCATGATCGCGCTGATCTTCGTGGTGACGATGCTTGCCGGTTCCCAGGAGACGGGCAAGACGATCATCGGCGTCGATCCGCTGTTCGGGCTCGATCCCAAGCTCGGCGAGGATGCGCGCGCGACCGGGCCGCTTTCGGCGCTGTGGTATTTCATCTTCATCCTGCCGATGTTCTTCTTCACGCCCGACGGCGCCAAGGGCAAGCCGATCGGTCCGGCCGTGCGCGAGGGCCTCGCCGAGTTGAAATCGACGCTGGGCGAGGTGCGCCAGCGCAGCGGCGTTTTGCGCTTTCTGGTGGCGCGGATGATCTATCAGGACGGCGTCAATGCCGTGCTTGGCCTGGGCGGCGTCTTCGCGGCGGCGATGTTCGGCTGGTCGATCACCGAGATCGGCGTTTTCGGCATCATCCTCAATGTCGTCGCGATCTTCGGCTGCTGGATCGCAGCGCGTCTAGATACGGCGTTCGGCTCCAAGACGGTTGTGATGATTTCGCTGGTGTTCCTGACCATCGCGACGGTGGGTATCGTCTCGACCGGTCCGGGCTTCACGCTGTTCGGCGCGCTGATGCTGCCGGGCGCCGATACGGGCGGCCTGTTCGGCACGCCGGCGGAAAAGGCCTACATTCTCTTCGGCCTGCTGATCGGGATCGCCTTCGGCCCGGTCCAGGCCTCGTCGCGCTCCTATCTGGCGCGCAGCGTCACCGCCGAAGAGGCCGGGCGCTATTTCGGCATCTACGCACTGGCCGGCCGCGCGACGAGTTTCGCCGCGCCGTTTCTGGTGGCAACGGTGACCGCACTCAGCGGCTCGCCGCGGCTGGGAATGGCGATGATCCTGCTGTTCCTGGTGGTCGGCATGGCTGTGCTGTGGCCGACGCCTTATCCGGCGGACAAGGTGGATTGA
- a CDS encoding NAD-glutamate dehydrogenase has translation MASGLKSRTAAKKAPPARKAPSTKTADKSVQLADYLLARAPAEDVAAYEVTALAKAAELAGRAVAKHKKGECVVAIDRDAGVSVGDRPLTVVTVVNDNMPFLFDSVLGEITDTAGEPAFVTHPVIAVKHGKGGVEAILGEGGAGKGDQGADRLSVIHVHIRALSEDQAKGLEERLKRVLSQVRDAVVDWKPMLARLDQAISEFRYAPIPLDKDAVTEAIAFLEWLRDDNFTFLGMREFRYTGGEKSGTLDRAGKPGLGILRDPDVMVLRREIDGDNTTTPEIRAFLHGPDPLIVTKANAKSVVHRRIYLDYVGVKTYDAKGRLAGELRMVGLFTSSAYTRSVMKIPYLRSKAQTVVTKSGFDPADHSGKALINVLESYPRDELFQIAVPTLRKHSEAILGLVERPRVRALVRVDQFDRFVSVLVFVPRDRYDSVAREKIGSYLKTVFDGRLSAYYPAFPEGGLARVHFIIGRSGGKTPKVEQKTIEAAIRDIVRTWEDALAEVAATSGADSGLTAIANRFPESYRNSFTPAEALVDAQQIASLSAENPIAIDYYRHAGQSPEQAALKIYHYGAPVALSRRVPVLENTGFRVISERTFEVGDETTGMVFVHDMDLENAFGKPIDLSDGGALFEEVFLSVWRGDADNDGYNALAQTAALPSTSIGILRAYGRYLQQAGIPQSQDFIAAALNRYPQIARALFDLFVARFDPKAKDGDVTAKHLKAAIKDALEQVPNIDDDTIIRRYANLIEASLRTNHFVAGIKEKGQSLAIKLDSRNVDGLPEPRPWREIFVYGPEVEGVHLRFGPVARGGLRWSDRAQDYRTEVLGLVKAQQVKNAVIVPVGAKGGFFPKRSPVGGTREAVFEAGKSAYINFVSSLLSITDNLDGDKVVPPVSMIRRDTDDPYFVVAADKGTATFSDTANSISEAHGFWLDDAFASGGSAGYDHKKMGITAKGAWEAVKRHFREMNRDIQTTPFSVVGVGDMSGDVFGNGMLLSEQTRLIAAFDHRDIFIDPDPDMAASFAERKRVFDLPRSSWQDYDKTKLSPGGIIVSRGQKSITLPAAAAKAIGLDKTTASPNEIMNAILKAEADLLWFGGIGTYVKAAGESNQEVGDRANDAIRVTAAQLRVKVIGEGANLGATQRARIEFGLLGGACNSDAIDNSGGVNSSDVEVNIKIALASAMRKGSLTRPARNKLLAEMTSEVSALVLSNNYQQTLSLSLQRKRGLADIAYQGRFMSALEARGLLDRTVETLPSPAALAEREKRGEPLTRAELGVLLAYAKIVLFSDIVSSDLLDDPHFERDLMGYFPEKMAKKYAAEIGTHRLRREIIARVLANDLVNRGGPTFVNRLQEATGSTAADVVRAFTIVRAGFGLPALYRDIDALDNRIDGQVQLDLYQAVGRLIFVACGWYLRHGVGDGAVDKQIAELTEARKALEPKLASLLPAFNKARLEEKRLGFIAAGAPEGLAERLAQTDVAELIPDIALVARTAKADIVAAAKAFFGVSDAFRIARIEDAARAITPSDYYDGLALSRATDTIDTARRGIAVAALTGFGKAADPVTAWLDAGGARIAIIRERLQGLTEGGDITVSRLSVASGLMSDLTGM, from the coding sequence ATGGCATCCGGTCTCAAATCCAGAACCGCAGCGAAAAAAGCTCCGCCGGCCAGGAAAGCCCCTTCGACCAAGACTGCCGACAAATCCGTTCAACTGGCGGATTATCTTCTGGCCCGCGCGCCTGCCGAAGATGTCGCCGCTTATGAGGTGACGGCACTCGCGAAGGCTGCCGAACTGGCCGGCCGCGCGGTGGCAAAGCACAAGAAGGGCGAATGCGTCGTCGCCATTGACCGCGATGCCGGCGTGTCGGTTGGCGACAGGCCGCTGACCGTCGTTACTGTCGTCAACGACAACATGCCGTTCCTGTTCGACTCGGTATTGGGTGAAATCACCGACACCGCCGGCGAGCCGGCCTTCGTCACCCACCCGGTGATCGCCGTGAAGCATGGCAAGGGCGGCGTCGAGGCGATATTGGGCGAGGGCGGTGCAGGCAAGGGCGACCAGGGCGCCGACAGGCTGAGCGTCATCCATGTCCATATCCGCGCGCTCAGCGAGGATCAGGCCAAGGGGCTGGAAGAGCGGCTGAAGCGCGTGCTTTCGCAGGTGCGCGACGCCGTCGTCGACTGGAAGCCGATGCTGGCGCGGCTGGATCAGGCGATCTCCGAATTCCGCTATGCGCCGATCCCGCTCGACAAGGATGCGGTGACGGAAGCGATCGCCTTCCTCGAATGGCTGCGCGACGACAATTTTACTTTCCTCGGCATGCGCGAGTTCCGCTACACCGGCGGCGAAAAGAGCGGCACGCTCGATCGCGCCGGCAAGCCGGGGCTTGGCATATTGCGCGATCCCGACGTGATGGTGCTGCGCCGAGAGATCGATGGCGACAACACGACGACGCCGGAAATCCGCGCCTTCCTGCATGGGCCGGACCCACTGATCGTCACCAAGGCCAACGCCAAGTCGGTGGTGCACCGGCGCATTTATCTCGACTATGTCGGGGTGAAAACCTACGACGCCAAGGGCCGGCTTGCCGGCGAATTGCGCATGGTCGGCCTGTTCACGTCATCTGCCTATACGCGCTCGGTGATGAAGATCCCCTATCTGCGCTCCAAGGCGCAGACGGTCGTCACCAAATCCGGCTTCGACCCGGCCGATCATTCCGGCAAAGCGCTGATCAACGTGCTGGAGAGCTATCCGCGCGACGAACTGTTCCAGATCGCCGTGCCGACGCTGCGCAAGCATTCCGAGGCGATCCTCGGTCTGGTCGAGCGACCGCGCGTGCGGGCGCTGGTGCGCGTCGACCAGTTCGACCGCTTCGTGTCCGTGCTGGTCTTCGTGCCGCGCGACCGCTACGATTCGGTGGCACGCGAGAAGATTGGCAGCTATCTGAAGACCGTCTTCGACGGGCGGCTCTCGGCCTATTATCCGGCCTTCCCGGAAGGCGGGCTGGCGCGTGTCCACTTCATCATCGGCCGCTCCGGCGGCAAGACGCCGAAGGTCGAGCAGAAGACGATCGAAGCGGCGATCCGTGACATCGTGCGGACCTGGGAGGATGCGCTGGCGGAAGTCGCTGCGACTTCCGGCGCGGATTCCGGCCTGACGGCCATCGCCAACCGCTTCCCCGAGAGCTACCGCAACAGTTTCACCCCGGCCGAGGCCCTGGTCGATGCGCAGCAGATCGCGTCGCTCAGCGCTGAAAATCCGATCGCCATCGACTATTACCGCCACGCCGGCCAGAGCCCCGAGCAGGCGGCGCTGAAGATCTATCATTACGGCGCCCCGGTGGCGCTGTCGCGGCGCGTGCCGGTGCTGGAAAACACCGGCTTCCGGGTGATCAGCGAGCGCACCTTCGAGGTCGGCGACGAGACGACCGGCATGGTCTTCGTCCACGACATGGATCTGGAGAACGCTTTCGGCAAGCCGATCGACCTTTCCGACGGCGGCGCGCTGTTCGAGGAGGTGTTCCTGTCGGTGTGGCGCGGCGATGCCGATAATGACGGCTATAATGCGCTGGCCCAGACGGCCGCCCTGCCGTCGACTTCCATCGGCATATTGCGCGCCTATGGCCGCTATCTGCAGCAGGCCGGAATTCCGCAGAGCCAGGATTTCATTGCCGCAGCGCTCAACCGTTACCCGCAGATCGCGCGCGCTCTGTTCGATCTCTTCGTCGCCCGCTTCGACCCCAAGGCCAAGGACGGCGATGTCACCGCCAAGCACCTCAAGGCGGCGATCAAGGACGCGCTGGAGCAGGTGCCGAACATCGATGACGACACGATCATCAGGCGCTACGCCAACCTGATCGAAGCCTCGCTGCGCACCAATCATTTCGTTGCCGGCATCAAGGAAAAGGGCCAGTCGCTGGCGATCAAGCTCGATTCGCGCAATGTCGACGGCCTGCCGGAGCCGCGGCCATGGCGCGAAATCTTCGTCTATGGCCCGGAGGTCGAGGGCGTGCATCTGCGCTTCGGCCCGGTGGCGCGTGGCGGTCTGCGCTGGTCGGACCGGGCGCAGGACTACCGCACCGAAGTGCTGGGGCTGGTTAAGGCGCAGCAGGTGAAGAACGCCGTCATCGTGCCGGTCGGCGCCAAGGGCGGCTTTTTCCCAAAACGTTCTCCTGTCGGCGGCACGCGCGAAGCGGTCTTTGAGGCGGGCAAGAGCGCCTATATCAATTTCGTCTCCAGCCTGCTGTCGATCACCGACAATCTCGACGGAGACAAGGTGGTGCCGCCGGTGAGCATGATACGGCGCGACACCGACGATCCCTATTTCGTCGTCGCCGCCGACAAGGGCACGGCGACCTTCTCAGACACCGCGAATTCGATCAGCGAGGCGCACGGCTTCTGGCTCGACGATGCCTTCGCCTCCGGCGGCTCGGCCGGCTACGACCACAAGAAGATGGGCATCACCGCCAAGGGCGCGTGGGAAGCGGTGAAGCGGCATTTCCGCGAGATGAACCGCGATATCCAGACGACGCCGTTCAGCGTCGTCGGCGTCGGTGACATGTCGGGCGACGTGTTCGGCAACGGCATGCTGCTTTCCGAGCAGACGCGGCTGATCGCGGCCTTCGACCATCGCGACATCTTCATCGATCCCGATCCGGACATGGCCGCCTCCTTTGCCGAGCGCAAGCGCGTCTTCGACCTGCCGCGCTCGAGCTGGCAGGATTATGACAAGACCAAGCTGTCGCCGGGCGGCATCATCGTTTCGCGCGGCCAGAAATCGATTACGCTGCCGGCAGCGGCGGCCAAGGCGATCGGCCTCGACAAGACGACCGCCTCGCCCAACGAGATCATGAACGCCATCCTCAAGGCCGAGGCCGACCTGTTGTGGTTCGGCGGCATCGGCACCTATGTGAAGGCGGCGGGCGAGAGCAACCAGGAAGTCGGGGACCGCGCCAATGACGCGATCCGCGTGACCGCCGCGCAGTTGCGGGTGAAGGTTATCGGCGAGGGCGCCAATCTGGGTGCGACGCAGCGCGCGCGCATCGAGTTCGGCCTTCTAGGTGGTGCCTGCAATTCCGACGCGATCGACAATTCCGGCGGCGTCAATTCGTCGGACGTCGAGGTCAACATCAAGATCGCGCTGGCGTCCGCCATGCGCAAGGGCTCGCTGACACGGCCGGCGCGCAACAAGCTGCTCGCCGAGATGACCAGCGAGGTCAGCGCGCTGGTGCTCTCCAACAACTACCAGCAGACGCTGTCGCTTTCGCTGCAGCGAAAGCGCGGGCTGGCCGACATTGCCTATCAGGGCCGCTTCATGAGCGCGCTGGAAGCGCGCGGCCTGCTCGACCGCACCGTCGAGACGCTGCCTTCGCCGGCAGCCCTTGCGGAGCGCGAAAAGCGTGGCGAGCCGCTGACGCGGGCCGAGCTCGGCGTGCTGCTGGCCTATGCCAAGATCGTGCTGTTTTCCGATATCGTCTCCAGCGACCTGCTCGACGATCCGCATTTCGAGCGCGACCTGATGGGCTATTTCCCGGAAAAGATGGCGAAGAAATACGCCGCCGAGATCGGCACGCACAGGCTGCGGCGCGAGATCATCGCCCGCGTTCTGGCCAATGACCTGGTCAATCGCGGCGGACCGACCTTCGTCAACCGGCTGCAGGAAGCGACGGGAAGCACGGCTGCCGATGTTGTGCGGGCCTTCACGATCGTGCGGGCGGGCTTCGGCCTGCCGGCGCTTTATCGCGATATCGACGCGCTGGATAACCGGATCGACGGCCAGGTGCAGCTTGACCTCTATCAGGCCGTTGGCCGGCTTATCTTCGTGGCCTGCGGCTGGTACCTCAGGCATGGTGTGGGCGACGGTGCGGTGGACAAGCAGATCGCCGAGCTGACCGAGGCGCGCAAGGCGCTGGAGCCGAAACTCGCCTCGCTGCTGCCGGCCTTCAACAAGGCAAGGCTGGAAGAAAAACGCCTCGGCTTCATTGCTGCCGGCGCGCCGGAGGGGCTGGCCGAGCGGCTGGCGCAGACGGATGTCGCCGAACTCATTCCCGATATCGCGCTGGTTGCCCGCACGGCAAAGGCCGATATCGTGGCCGCCGCAAAAGCCTTCTTCGGCGTCAGCGACGCCTTCCGCATCGCCCGCATCGAGGACGCTGCGCGCGCGATCACGCCGTCCGACTATTATGACGGGCTGGCGCTGTCGCGGGCGACCGACACGATCGACACGGCCCGGCGCGGCATCGCGGTTGCAGCGCTCACCGGCTTCGGCAAAGCCGCCGATCCGGTCACCGCCTGGCTCGATGCCGGCGGCGCGCGCATCGCGATCATCCGCGAGCGCCTGCAAGGGCTGACGGAAGGCGGCGACATCACCGTGTCGCGGCTTTCGGTGGCGTCTGGGCTGATGAGCGACCTGACGGGGATGTGA
- a CDS encoding YciI family protein, translating to MAKFLYVYHGSGKMPETEAEKKEVMDAWTGWFGSLGAAVVDGGNPVGMSKTVLPGGKVENNGGSNPTGGYSIIEAKDIDDAASKAKGCPILSAPNCSIEIAPIIEMSM from the coding sequence ATGGCGAAATTTCTCTATGTCTATCATGGCTCCGGCAAGATGCCGGAAACCGAAGCCGAGAAGAAGGAAGTGATGGACGCCTGGACCGGCTGGTTCGGCAGCCTGGGTGCAGCGGTGGTCGACGGCGGCAATCCTGTCGGCATGTCGAAAACCGTGCTGCCCGGCGGCAAGGTCGAGAACAATGGCGGCTCGAACCCGACCGGCGGCTATTCGATCATCGAGGCGAAGGACATCGACGATGCCGCCAGCAAGGCCAAGGGCTGCCCGATCCTGTCGGCGCCCAACTGCAGCATCGAGATCGCGCCGATCATCGAGATGAGCATGTAG
- a CDS encoding adenylate/guanylate cyclase domain-containing protein: protein MQLHAALSFLVDEAIDLPGADAFLAALGARLVADGVPLAGGSLTQAAPHPIIARRTWLWRADTGRVIEALGFGLTGPADPAHANVRRDWLLQLGTEAVQEDFAGSAPDGAVLGWAGARPFSEPDLELLREVARFAAAPLAVLAARSTLAVLLETYLGRRSAAQVLAGRLRREPGETIRAALLYADLRGFTELSETTAPREVIAALDAWFDRIAGAVHAFGGEVLKFIGDGVLAIFPIGERDAAAACDAALRAVAAARAGMDHLDRTRVAQGLAPLPFGTALHIGEMLWGNIGTADRLDFTAIGSAVNLVSRLEGLCRPLGRPVLLSEAFAAETQRALIPLGEHRLRGIAEPCVVYAPEA from the coding sequence ATGCAACTTCACGCTGCTCTGTCGTTCCTCGTCGATGAGGCGATCGACCTGCCCGGCGCCGACGCCTTCCTCGCGGCACTCGGCGCGAGGCTCGTCGCCGATGGCGTGCCGCTCGCCGGCGGTTCACTCACCCAGGCAGCGCCGCACCCGATCATCGCGCGGCGCACATGGTTGTGGCGCGCCGATACCGGAAGAGTGATCGAGGCGCTGGGCTTCGGTCTCACCGGACCCGCCGATCCCGCTCATGCCAATGTCAGACGCGATTGGCTGTTGCAACTCGGCACCGAAGCCGTGCAGGAGGATTTCGCCGGCTCTGCTCCCGACGGTGCCGTGCTTGGCTGGGCTGGAGCGCGTCCATTCAGCGAGCCTGACCTCGAACTGCTGCGCGAGGTGGCCCGCTTTGCCGCAGCGCCGCTTGCCGTGCTTGCTGCGCGCTCGACGCTTGCCGTGCTGCTCGAGACCTATCTCGGCCGGCGCAGTGCGGCGCAGGTGCTGGCCGGCAGGCTGCGGCGTGAGCCCGGCGAGACGATCCGCGCAGCACTGCTCTATGCCGACCTGCGCGGCTTCACCGAGTTGTCGGAAACGACCGCGCCGAGGGAGGTGATCGCAGCGCTCGACGCCTGGTTCGACCGCATCGCCGGCGCGGTCCACGCCTTCGGCGGTGAGGTGCTGAAGTTCATCGGCGACGGCGTGCTGGCGATTTTTCCGATCGGCGAGCGCGACGCTGCCGCTGCTTGCGACGCGGCGCTGCGCGCGGTGGCGGCCGCGCGCGCCGGCATGGATCACCTCGACCGCACACGGGTCGCGCAAGGCCTGGCGCCTCTGCCCTTCGGCACGGCGCTCCATATCGGCGAGATGCTGTGGGGCAATATCGGCACCGCCGACCGGCTGGATTTCACCGCTATCGGCTCTGCCGTGAACCTCGTCAGCCGGTTGGAGGGCCTGTGCCGGCCGCTCGGCCGCCCGGTGCTGCTTTCGGAGGCGTTTGCAGCGGAAACGCAGCGAGCCCTGATCCCGCTCGGCGAGCACAGGCTGCGTGGCATCGCTGAGCCCTGCGTGGTGTATGCGCCAGAGGCGTGA
- the typA gene encoding translational GTPase TypA → MKLRNIAIIAHVDHGKTTLVDQLLKQAGSFRENQRVAERAMDSNDLEKERGITILAKATSVDWKDTRVNIVDTPGHADFGGEVERILSMVDSAIVLVDAAEGPMPQTKFVVGKALKVGLRPIVVINKIDRPDARHVEVVNEVFDLFAALDANDEQLDFPILYGSGRDGWVSENPEGPKDQGLAPLFDLILKHVPAPTVHPGPFRMIGTLLEANPFLGRIITGRIESGTLKSNQPVKVLHNDGSVVETGRVSKILAFRGLERQPIDEAQAGDIVAIAGLSKGTVADTFCDPAVTEPLHAQPIDPPTVTMSFIVNDSPLAGTEGDKVTSRVIRDRLLREAEGNVALKIEESADKDSYFVSGRGELQLAVLIETMRREGFELAVSRPRVVMQTGENGELLEPVEEVVIDVDEEHAGVVVQKMSERKAEMVELRPSGGNRQRIVFHAPTRGLIGYQSELLTDTRGTAVMNRLFHAYEPYKGELPGRTNGVLISNDQGESVAFAMWNLEDRGPMVIEAGVKVYQGMIIGIHSRDNDLEVNVLKGKKLTNIRAAGKDEAVKLTPPIRMTLERALAWIQDDELVEVTPKTIRLRKLYLDPNERKRFEKSSKTAGAA, encoded by the coding sequence ATGAAACTTCGCAACATCGCGATCATCGCGCACGTCGACCATGGGAAGACAACCCTTGTCGACCAGCTTCTCAAGCAGGCTGGCTCGTTCCGAGAAAACCAGCGCGTTGCCGAACGCGCGATGGATTCGAACGATCTCGAAAAGGAACGCGGCATCACCATCCTTGCCAAGGCCACCTCGGTCGACTGGAAGGACACGCGCGTCAACATCGTCGATACGCCCGGCCACGCCGATTTCGGCGGCGAAGTGGAACGCATCCTGTCGATGGTGGATTCGGCAATCGTTCTGGTCGACGCTGCCGAAGGCCCGATGCCGCAGACCAAATTCGTCGTCGGCAAGGCGCTGAAGGTCGGCCTGCGCCCGATCGTCGTCATCAACAAGATCGACCGCCCCGACGCGCGCCATGTCGAAGTCGTCAATGAGGTGTTCGATCTCTTCGCCGCACTCGACGCCAATGACGAGCAGCTCGACTTCCCGATTCTCTACGGTTCGGGCCGCGATGGCTGGGTCTCTGAAAATCCGGAAGGACCGAAAGACCAGGGCCTGGCGCCGCTGTTCGACCTGATCCTCAAGCATGTGCCCGCACCGACCGTCCACCCGGGCCCGTTCCGCATGATCGGCACGCTGCTCGAAGCCAATCCGTTCCTCGGCCGCATCATCACCGGCCGCATCGAGTCCGGTACATTGAAGTCGAACCAGCCGGTCAAGGTGCTGCACAATGACGGTTCGGTCGTAGAGACGGGACGCGTGTCGAAGATCCTCGCTTTTCGCGGGCTTGAGCGCCAGCCGATCGACGAGGCGCAGGCAGGGGACATCGTAGCCATCGCCGGTCTTTCCAAGGGCACCGTCGCCGACACCTTCTGCGATCCGGCCGTGACCGAGCCGCTGCATGCCCAGCCGATCGACCCGCCGACCGTCACCATGTCGTTCATCGTCAATGACAGCCCGCTTGCCGGCACCGAAGGCGACAAGGTGACCAGCCGCGTCATCCGCGACCGCCTCCTGCGCGAAGCGGAGGGCAATGTCGCGCTCAAGATCGAGGAATCGGCGGACAAGGATTCCTATTTCGTCTCCGGCCGCGGCGAGTTGCAGCTGGCCGTTCTGATCGAGACGATGCGCCGCGAAGGTTTTGAGCTTGCCGTATCGCGTCCGCGCGTCGTCATGCAGACGGGCGAAAACGGCGAATTGCTGGAGCCGGTCGAAGAAGTCGTCATCGACGTCGATGAAGAGCATGCCGGCGTCGTCGTGCAGAAGATGTCCGAGCGCAAGGCCGAGATGGTCGAACTGCGCCCCTCCGGCGGCAACCGCCAGCGCATCGTCTTCCACGCGCCGACGCGCGGCCTGATCGGCTACCAGTCGGAACTCTTGACTGACACGCGCGGCACGGCGGTTATGAACCGGCTGTTCCATGCCTACGAGCCCTACAAGGGCGAGCTGCCCGGCCGCACCAACGGCGTTCTGATCTCCAATGATCAGGGCGAGTCGGTGGCGTTTGCCATGTGGAACCTCGAGGATCGCGGCCCGATGGTCATCGAAGCCGGCGTCAAGGTCTATCAGGGCATGATCATCGGCATCCACTCGCGCGACAACGACCTTGAGGTCAACGTGCTGAAGGGCAAGAAGCTGACCAACATCCGCGCCGCCGGCAAGGACGAGGCGGTCAAGCTGACCCCGCCGATCCGCATGACGCTGGAGCGCGCACTGGCCTGGATCCAGGACGACGAGCTGGTCGAAGTGACGCCGAAGACCATCCGCCTGCGCAAGCTCTATCTCGACCCGAACGAGCGCAAGCGCTTCGAGAAGTCGTCGAAGACGGCAGGGGCTGCATAA
- a CDS encoding SRPBCC domain-containing protein, whose product MPETLRTEIQIAAPQATVFAFLTDPDKISRWIGPATTEARPGGIYLVSVGDKHIARGQFTEVIPIHRLAYSFGWEGREEVPPGSSLVEIDLVEKDGGTLVRFTHSGLPNENERDSHEKGWNHYLRRLSIAAAGGDPGPDTSPEA is encoded by the coding sequence ATGCCCGAAACGCTTCGCACCGAGATCCAGATCGCGGCCCCGCAGGCGACGGTCTTCGCCTTCCTCACCGATCCCGACAAGATTTCGCGCTGGATCGGCCCGGCGACCACTGAGGCCCGCCCCGGCGGCATCTATCTCGTCAGCGTCGGCGACAAGCACATCGCCCGCGGCCAGTTCACGGAGGTGATCCCGATCCACCGCCTCGCCTACAGCTTCGGCTGGGAAGGGCGTGAGGAGGTGCCGCCGGGATCGAGCCTGGTCGAGATCGATCTCGTCGAGAAGGATGGCGGCACACTGGTGCGCTTCACCCATAGCGGGTTGCCCAACGAGAACGAGCGCGACAGCCACGAGAAGGGCTGGAACCACTATCTGCGCAGGCTTTCGATAGCTGCGGCCGGCGGCGACCCGGGACCGGACACGTCACCCGAAGCATAA
- a CDS encoding LysE family translocator, producing MEPTSLLIFAGALLVAAGSPGPSIAALVARVISKGFRDVLPFLAAMWIGEAIWLSLAVFGLAVVAQSFHLAFVIVKWAGVAYLAYLAWKMWTAPVAVRDGEMPREDSPAKLFFAGMAVTLGNPKIMMFYLALLPTIIDLASVSVVGWVELTLTMGIVLVAIDIAWVIAAAQARRLLKSQRAMKIANRVSATTMAGAAAAIAAR from the coding sequence ATGGAACCCACATCCCTTCTCATCTTCGCTGGCGCGCTGCTGGTCGCCGCCGGCTCGCCCGGCCCCAGCATTGCCGCGCTTGTCGCGCGGGTAATCTCGAAGGGTTTTCGCGATGTGCTGCCCTTCCTGGCGGCGATGTGGATCGGCGAGGCGATCTGGCTGTCGCTGGCGGTGTTCGGGCTTGCCGTCGTGGCGCAGAGTTTTCATCTCGCCTTCGTCATCGTGAAATGGGCGGGCGTGGCCTATCTCGCTTATCTCGCCTGGAAGATGTGGACGGCCCCTGTAGCGGTGCGCGACGGCGAGATGCCGCGCGAGGATTCGCCGGCAAAACTGTTCTTCGCCGGCATGGCGGTGACGCTGGGCAATCCCAAGATCATGATGTTCTATCTGGCGCTGCTGCCGACCATCATCGACCTTGCCTCGGTGAGTGTCGTCGGCTGGGTCGAACTCACGCTGACCATGGGAATCGTGCTGGTCGCCATCGACATCGCCTGGGTGATCGCGGCAGCGCAGGCGCGCCGGCTGCTGAAAAGCCAGCGCGCGATGAAGATCGCCAACCGCGTCAGCGCCACGACCATGGCGGGTGCTGCGGCGGCAATCGCGGCACGGTAA